A stretch of the Xanthocytophaga agilis genome encodes the following:
- the galK gene encoding galactokinase: MNIPLHISQIHESRFNQKPLIVRSPGRINLIGEHTDYNNGFVLPAATDKAIYITLSASTDATCHWFAADFSDEFTTTLDVLQPSPKNWPNYLLGIVEQFQKMGHSIPAFNCVVSGDVPAGGGMSSSAALECATGWGLAHLFNIPLDKLTLTRMAQRSENEFVGLQCGIMDMFASAFGKHNEVIRLDCRSLDYEYFPLDLADYQIVLFDTGVKHSLASSEYNTRRQECEAGVALLQTLESDIHSLRDVSEEMLLTHQRKFDPLIFVRCLYVVQENERLLAACEDLKRGDLETFGQRMYGSHNGLRDMYEVSCKELDYLVSFTTTEKSVLGARMMGGGFGGCTINIIKADAVDDLFERIQKAYKIAMGLDLKMYKVSIEDGTSILSV, translated from the coding sequence ATGAACATACCATTACATATTTCTCAGATACATGAATCCCGCTTCAACCAGAAGCCACTCATTGTACGTTCGCCAGGCCGTATAAATCTTATTGGAGAACATACCGATTATAACAATGGCTTTGTTTTACCAGCAGCAACAGACAAAGCTATTTATATCACACTCAGTGCCAGTACTGATGCTACCTGCCACTGGTTTGCAGCAGATTTTTCAGATGAATTTACAACCACACTGGATGTATTACAGCCATCTCCCAAAAACTGGCCAAATTATTTGTTGGGTATCGTAGAACAGTTTCAAAAAATGGGACACTCAATTCCTGCCTTTAACTGTGTGGTTAGCGGAGATGTTCCGGCAGGTGGCGGTATGTCATCTTCTGCAGCATTGGAATGCGCTACAGGCTGGGGACTTGCCCATCTATTCAATATTCCGTTAGATAAGCTAACCCTGACCCGAATGGCACAAAGGTCTGAAAATGAGTTTGTGGGACTACAGTGTGGTATTATGGATATGTTTGCCAGTGCCTTCGGAAAACACAATGAGGTGATCCGTCTGGATTGTCGCTCCCTTGACTACGAATACTTTCCATTGGATTTAGCAGATTATCAAATAGTATTGTTTGATACAGGAGTAAAACATTCGTTGGCGTCCAGTGAGTACAATACCCGACGCCAGGAATGTGAAGCAGGCGTTGCCCTTCTCCAAACACTGGAATCTGATATCCATAGCCTGCGTGATGTATCAGAAGAAATGTTGCTTACACATCAGAGAAAGTTTGATCCACTTATTTTTGTTCGTTGTCTGTATGTAGTTCAGGAAAATGAACGTTTACTAGCAGCTTGTGAAGACTTGAAGCGTGGTGATCTGGAGACATTCGGACAACGTATGTACGGCTCACACAATGGCTTGCGGGATATGTATGAAGTAAGTTGTAAGGAACTGGATTATCTGGTTTCCTTTACTACTACCGAAAAAAGTGTATTAGGGGCCCGCATGATGGGTGGCGGCTTTGGAGGCTGCACGATTAATATTATAAAGGCAGATGCTGTAGATGATCTATTTGAACGCATTCAGAAAGCGTACAAAATTGCGATGGGTCTTGATCTGAAAATGTACAAGGTAAGTATTGAGGATGGAACAAGCATCCTTTCTGTATAA
- a CDS encoding TonB-dependent receptor, with protein sequence MNELLLFYTRCRYVFLSAVRIYVFGVALFLITAIQAMSQNRAVSGTVKDSGGEGIPGASVLIKGTTTGTTTDSNGKFTLSAPDNAVLVVAFVGYEKVEVPVNNQSEINVTLQSSTTELAQVVVVGYGTQRKVDVTGATASVKGEELAKQPVLTATQAIQGKAAGVQIISSGQPGSSPVIRVRGTGTALAGTAALFVVDGVLTDDISNINTADIVSMDVLKDASATAIYGSRGANGVVIITTKKGSAGGIKVNYTTNIGMRSATNLVQMANAQEYANYVSAASGTSVVAGSVSTDWYDQILRNGWYQNHNLSLSGGSDKSTYFLSMGYFTDEGIVIDNKYKRFNIRSNTDFTLSDKVKVGVVSSYTNANTRDVNLGSAYNNAYRAAPTIAAMENGKYGNTSVYQNVGNPILDIKNNNQRDIDNRLQGSAYLEFKPVRSLTFRSSIGGDLLSKNERVYNYQFNNDTSTFINPGGNQRNPNSNLNIISTRSFRWVWDNTLTFAQSFDKHNLTVLVGTTAEQYTMDWLSAFRKDVPADPSLWYINTGNANTSTNDGGGDKWARNSYLGRVNYNYNDRYLLTATVRADGSSRFPSSNRWALFPSVGAGWVISGENFMQTQQIFETLKLRASWGRVGNDRIPSDAFTVTVTPNLAYPYGGGIATPGSAITQIKDPNLKWEVTEEFDLGLDFALLKGRLTGEIGYYNKRSKDLLINVKVPSVTGDADGMVLTNAASIQNVGLEVALNWRGNITEEITYRVGGNLTLNNNKVIGLNGGQPILDGGIGGNQIYTTRTDNGQPVGSFYLLNVTGVFQNQGEIDNYKNSKGTVIQPSASPGDFKYQDTNDDGKIDDNDRVFAGSYQPKAYFGINGSLSYKGFDLSADIYGNVGNKVYNGKKAFRLGVFDNVEADMAYSRWTPANGSQTEPAANGGNLPASTYFLESGSFVRLNNVTLGYTLPTALIQKVKVASVRVFITAQNLYTYKKFSGFTPELPGDPTKAGIELNAYPTTRTIAGGLSVNF encoded by the coding sequence ATGAACGAACTACTATTATTTTATACCAGGTGTCGATACGTATTTTTATCAGCAGTGCGTATATATGTGTTTGGAGTTGCTCTTTTTCTGATAACAGCTATACAAGCTATGTCTCAGAATCGTGCTGTATCTGGTACTGTAAAAGATTCAGGTGGTGAAGGAATTCCAGGTGCCTCTGTCCTGATAAAAGGAACCACAACTGGAACTACAACAGATTCGAATGGAAAGTTTACCTTGTCAGCTCCTGATAATGCTGTACTGGTTGTTGCTTTTGTTGGCTATGAAAAGGTAGAAGTACCTGTAAACAATCAGTCTGAGATCAATGTAACCTTACAAAGTTCAACTACAGAGCTGGCGCAGGTGGTTGTAGTTGGCTATGGAACTCAGCGCAAAGTAGATGTAACAGGGGCTACAGCAAGTGTGAAAGGAGAGGAGTTGGCCAAACAACCTGTTTTAACTGCAACACAGGCAATTCAGGGTAAGGCAGCTGGGGTACAAATTATCAGTAGCGGCCAACCAGGTTCATCACCTGTTATACGAGTAAGAGGTACAGGAACAGCCTTGGCTGGGACTGCGGCTTTATTTGTAGTTGATGGGGTATTGACAGATGATATCAGCAATATCAACACGGCTGACATTGTATCAATGGATGTACTGAAAGATGCTTCTGCTACTGCAATCTATGGTTCAAGAGGTGCCAATGGCGTTGTGATTATCACAACCAAGAAAGGAAGTGCAGGAGGAATAAAAGTAAACTACACTACCAATATAGGTATGCGTAGTGCCACCAATCTGGTGCAGATGGCAAATGCCCAGGAATATGCCAACTATGTAAGTGCTGCCAGTGGAACTAGTGTAGTGGCAGGTTCTGTCTCCACAGATTGGTATGATCAGATACTACGAAATGGCTGGTACCAGAATCATAATTTGTCTTTGTCAGGCGGATCTGACAAGTCAACTTACTTTCTAAGTATGGGGTATTTTACAGATGAAGGCATTGTCATTGATAATAAATACAAACGGTTTAACATTCGGTCTAATACAGACTTTACACTTTCAGATAAAGTAAAAGTAGGGGTTGTTTCTTCCTATACTAATGCGAATACTCGGGATGTAAATCTGGGATCAGCATACAATAACGCTTATCGGGCTGCACCTACTATTGCGGCTATGGAAAATGGTAAGTATGGCAATACATCTGTATACCAGAACGTAGGTAATCCCATTCTGGATATCAAAAATAATAATCAACGAGATATTGATAATCGGTTACAGGGATCTGCCTATCTGGAGTTTAAACCTGTCAGATCTTTGACTTTCAGAAGTAGTATTGGTGGGGACTTGCTTTCCAAAAATGAGAGAGTATATAATTATCAATTTAACAATGATACCAGTACGTTTATTAATCCAGGGGGGAATCAGCGTAATCCTAATAGTAATCTAAATATTATTTCGACCAGGAGTTTCCGTTGGGTATGGGATAATACACTGACTTTTGCTCAAAGTTTTGATAAACATAATCTAACTGTATTAGTAGGTACTACTGCTGAGCAGTATACTATGGATTGGTTGTCTGCTTTCCGGAAAGATGTGCCTGCTGATCCAAGTTTATGGTATATCAATACGGGGAATGCTAATACCTCAACCAATGATGGAGGCGGAGATAAATGGGCTAGAAACTCTTATTTGGGTAGAGTGAATTATAACTACAATGATCGCTATCTGTTGACTGCCACAGTACGTGCTGACGGAAGTTCTCGTTTTCCTTCCAGTAATCGTTGGGCCTTATTTCCTTCTGTAGGTGCCGGTTGGGTTATCAGCGGTGAAAATTTCATGCAAACGCAACAGATATTTGAGACCTTGAAACTACGAGCTAGCTGGGGACGTGTGGGCAATGACCGGATTCCGTCTGACGCATTCACTGTTACAGTGACTCCAAACCTGGCTTATCCCTATGGTGGTGGAATAGCTACACCTGGTAGTGCCATCACACAAATTAAAGATCCTAATCTAAAGTGGGAAGTAACAGAAGAGTTTGATTTAGGTTTAGATTTTGCCTTGCTGAAAGGTCGGTTAACAGGTGAAATTGGTTACTACAATAAAAGATCCAAAGACTTACTGATCAATGTGAAAGTACCTTCTGTAACAGGTGATGCAGATGGAATGGTACTCACAAATGCTGCATCTATTCAAAATGTTGGTTTGGAAGTGGCTCTAAACTGGCGTGGAAACATAACTGAGGAAATTACTTATCGTGTTGGTGGAAATTTGACACTGAACAATAATAAGGTTATTGGATTAAATGGTGGACAGCCAATTCTGGATGGGGGCATTGGTGGAAACCAGATTTATACGACCAGAACGGACAATGGACAACCGGTCGGAAGTTTCTATCTACTGAACGTAACAGGGGTTTTTCAGAATCAGGGTGAGATTGATAATTATAAAAATAGTAAAGGTACTGTTATTCAGCCAAGTGCATCACCTGGAGACTTTAAATATCAGGATACTAATGATGATGGTAAGATAGATGACAATGACAGAGTGTTTGCCGGTTCGTATCAGCCTAAAGCATATTTTGGGATTAATGGAAGTCTCTCTTATAAAGGCTTTGATTTGAGTGCGGATATCTATGGAAATGTAGGGAATAAGGTATACAATGGAAAGAAAGCGTTTCGTCTGGGTGTATTTGATAATGTAGAAGCTGACATGGCCTACTCCAGATGGACTCCTGCCAATGGCTCCCAAACTGAACCTGCTGCGAATGGAGGTAATCTACCAGCTTCTACTTATTTCCTGGAATCAGGCTCTTTCGTTCGTCTGAACAATGTGACTCTTGGTTATACCTTACCTACAGCTTTGATACAAAAGGTGAAAGTAGCAAGTGTGAGAGTTTTTATCACTGCTCAAAACTTATACACATACAAGAAGTTTAGCGGATTTACACCTGAATTGCCTGGTGATCCAACAAAAGCAGGTATTGAGTTAAATGCATATCCTACCACAAGAACAATTGCTGGTGGTTTGAGTGTAAACTTCTGA
- a CDS encoding RagB/SusD family nutrient uptake outer membrane protein, giving the protein MKHILIVIGISLILFGMITSCSKEFLDVPVQGQGTTKTDPALAQNLVTGVYNSLLAGEAFGGDGGDTHGISFIAATNIMSDDADKGSTPSDQSALNDIDNFTISPTNTFVAALWNGYYTGISKANQALVALSTASLTDATRNQLMGEVRFIRGYYYFNLVRLFGKVPKVLRVPKDAQDANTDPEFQTRASVDTIYNVIIQDLQFAANNLPLRSNASVGHADKGAAQTLLAKVYMYRKEWQKVFDLTQEVISSGQYDLVADYSTIWRQIGDNNIESVFEIQTGQFNNSDYGIQGYSVWQGPRVGGKGGWTDLGFGFGTPSVNLVNAYEPNDVRKASTIIFIDNSGQHKGTVLFDGFRIPSADSVQNLYYNYKAYHSENSSVETFNGNRDRKQKNVHLLRYAEVLLMNAEAANELGQSNTATTLLNRIRKRAGLQVTNASSQTDVREAIWKERRLELAMEHDRFFDLVRQGRAAQVMQAAGKNFVAGKNELLPVPSLQIALSGGQLDQNNGY; this is encoded by the coding sequence ATGAAACATATATTAATAGTAATAGGCATAAGTCTCATTCTTTTTGGAATGATTACATCCTGTTCCAAAGAATTTCTGGATGTTCCCGTTCAGGGGCAAGGTACTACAAAAACAGATCCTGCTTTAGCTCAGAATCTGGTTACGGGAGTATACAATAGTTTACTAGCTGGAGAAGCATTTGGTGGGGATGGTGGAGATACACATGGTATCAGTTTCATTGCTGCAACCAATATTATGTCTGATGATGCCGACAAAGGGAGTACACCTTCAGATCAATCTGCGCTTAATGACATCGATAACTTTACAATTTCACCAACCAATACCTTTGTTGCAGCTCTCTGGAATGGCTACTATACCGGTATCTCCAAAGCGAATCAAGCATTGGTTGCTTTGTCAACTGCCTCACTGACAGATGCTACAAGAAATCAGTTGATGGGTGAAGTAAGATTTATCCGGGGATACTATTACTTTAACCTGGTTCGTTTATTTGGTAAAGTGCCTAAAGTGCTTCGTGTTCCCAAAGATGCTCAGGATGCAAATACTGATCCTGAATTTCAAACCAGAGCCTCTGTAGACACTATTTATAATGTGATCATTCAGGATCTTCAGTTTGCGGCTAACAACCTTCCACTCCGAAGCAATGCCAGTGTAGGTCATGCTGACAAAGGTGCTGCTCAAACTTTGCTGGCAAAGGTGTATATGTACCGCAAAGAATGGCAGAAAGTTTTTGACCTGACTCAGGAAGTTATCAGTTCAGGACAATATGATCTGGTTGCTGACTATTCTACTATCTGGCGCCAGATAGGTGATAATAATATCGAGTCTGTTTTTGAGATTCAGACTGGCCAGTTTAATAATTCAGATTATGGCATACAGGGATATTCCGTATGGCAGGGCCCCAGGGTAGGAGGCAAAGGTGGATGGACGGATTTAGGTTTTGGATTCGGTACACCTTCTGTAAATCTGGTAAATGCCTATGAACCGAATGATGTACGGAAGGCTTCTACAATTATCTTCATTGATAATAGCGGACAGCATAAAGGAACTGTATTGTTTGATGGCTTCCGGATTCCAAGTGCAGACTCTGTACAGAATCTTTACTATAACTATAAAGCTTACCATAGTGAGAATAGCTCTGTAGAAACCTTTAATGGTAATCGTGACAGAAAGCAGAAAAACGTGCATTTATTACGTTATGCTGAGGTACTATTAATGAACGCTGAAGCTGCTAATGAATTAGGACAATCCAATACAGCAACTACTCTGCTGAACCGCATACGAAAAAGAGCCGGGCTTCAGGTTACAAATGCCTCTTCACAGACAGATGTTCGGGAGGCTATCTGGAAAGAGCGTCGGCTTGAGCTGGCAATGGAGCACGATCGCTTTTTCGATCTGGTGCGCCAGGGAAGAGCGGCACAGGTGATGCAAGCTGCTGGTAAAAACTTTGTAGCAGGCAAGAATGAACTCTTGCCCGTGCCAAGTCTGCAGATTGCCCTTAGTGGAGGTCAACTCGATCAAAACAATGGGTACTAG
- a CDS encoding LamG-like jellyroll fold domain-containing protein, whose protein sequence is MKKQRITYAIAAFALASALLVTSCKDDEKKLPDIGGYGSADEVGASNLLAHWSFDGNSTEQKSGTAPAKTENATFSTGVKGQAVSLANGYLLYPTLTALSSANAIPSVTVSAWINTDVNGSTASSVFALTQATSAQTDWNQGPINMYLETGRPTSTKDTLALHSAFHTYSGGNYNVGGDNINDYGTRGTDFQTVIGANKWVHYVMVYDGAASTIDLYANGVVVSNKNFRVRDNGGAPIGNLTLSTPTQVLIGGWPNTVTGYTNSSAQSWQGLYTGQIDEVRVYSKALSATDIGSLYQLELAGR, encoded by the coding sequence ATGAAAAAACAACGAATCACATACGCAATAGCTGCATTTGCATTGGCTTCTGCCCTCTTAGTTACCTCCTGTAAGGATGATGAGAAGAAGTTACCTGATATTGGTGGATATGGTAGTGCTGATGAAGTAGGTGCCAGTAACCTACTTGCACATTGGAGCTTTGATGGCAATAGCACGGAACAAAAGTCTGGTACTGCTCCAGCCAAGACAGAGAATGCAACCTTCTCTACAGGAGTAAAGGGACAGGCAGTGAGCTTAGCAAATGGTTATTTACTATATCCTACACTTACTGCATTGAGTAGTGCAAATGCCATTCCAAGTGTAACAGTCAGTGCATGGATAAATACAGATGTCAATGGTTCAACTGCTAGCTCTGTTTTTGCATTAACTCAGGCAACATCCGCTCAGACCGACTGGAACCAAGGGCCTATTAATATGTATTTGGAGACAGGCAGACCTACCTCCACAAAAGATACTTTGGCTTTACATAGTGCTTTTCATACATATTCAGGAGGAAATTACAATGTAGGAGGAGATAATATAAATGACTATGGTACACGTGGAACTGATTTTCAGACAGTAATTGGCGCTAACAAATGGGTACACTATGTGATGGTATATGATGGTGCAGCCTCTACTATTGATTTGTATGCTAATGGGGTAGTGGTATCAAATAAGAACTTTAGAGTAAGAGACAATGGCGGTGCACCGATTGGAAATCTTACCTTGTCTACACCTACACAGGTATTGATTGGTGGATGGCCTAATACTGTTACCGGATATACAAACTCAAGTGCTCAAAGCTGGCAAGGGTTGTATACGGGTCAAATAGATGAGGTGAGAGTATATAGTAAAGCCTTATCAGCGACTGACATCGGTTCTTTATACCAACTGGAACTTGCTGGAAGATAA
- a CDS encoding glucoamylase family protein → MKYYAFLFILVLLVVACKKDDNPGQPESFYYTDVSIDGKPVSASYYNVPASPVVKVSFSGKVNSTTVSANVVFKQTSTSANVPFDFILENSDSTIRISPKNPLENLTKYTVQILPQLQSQKNTAFNATVTTEFITVMDTTDKFPRISDEALLDLVQKQTFAYFWNFGHPTSGMARERNTSGDIVTTGGTGFGIMAVLVAVERNFITRQEGYDRIKLIANFLKTKATPYHGAFAHWINGATGATVAFSTKDNGADLVETSYLMQGLLTARQYFSNANEAELRSTINELWQNVEWSWFRKNNENVLYWHWSPNYTWDMNMQISGWNEALITYVLAASSPTYSIPKEAYTNGWARNGSMVNNKTFYSIKLPLGPDRGGPLFFAHYSFLGIDPRGLSDTYANYWEQNVAHSLINYNYCKENPKKYNGYSDSCWGLTASDDNISGYAAHEPNNDLGIISPTAALSSMPYTPEESMKALHFFYYKLGDKIWKQYGFVDAFNLSNIWYADSFLAIDQGPIIVMIENHRSQLLWNLFMSCPEVKAGLQKLSFQSQK, encoded by the coding sequence ATGAAATACTATGCATTTTTATTCATTCTTGTTCTGTTGGTTGTTGCCTGTAAAAAGGATGACAATCCTGGACAACCAGAGTCTTTCTATTATACAGATGTTAGTATAGATGGCAAGCCGGTTTCTGCCAGTTATTATAACGTTCCTGCCTCTCCTGTAGTAAAAGTTTCATTCTCAGGGAAAGTGAACAGTACTACAGTGAGTGCAAATGTGGTGTTTAAGCAGACGTCTACCTCTGCCAATGTGCCTTTTGATTTTATACTGGAAAATAGCGATAGCACCATTCGTATTAGTCCTAAAAATCCTCTTGAAAACCTGACAAAGTATACTGTTCAGATATTGCCACAACTGCAATCTCAAAAGAATACGGCTTTCAATGCTACTGTTACCACTGAGTTCATCACAGTGATGGATACTACAGATAAGTTCCCGCGTATCTCAGATGAAGCTTTGCTGGATTTGGTTCAAAAGCAAACTTTTGCCTATTTCTGGAATTTTGGACATCCTACTTCTGGTATGGCCAGAGAACGGAATACTTCCGGCGACATAGTAACAACGGGAGGTACTGGTTTTGGGATAATGGCTGTTCTGGTAGCCGTCGAACGAAACTTTATAACACGTCAGGAGGGATATGACAGAATCAAACTTATAGCCAACTTTCTGAAAACGAAGGCAACTCCATATCATGGTGCTTTTGCACACTGGATCAATGGCGCAACAGGTGCGACGGTAGCTTTTAGTACAAAAGACAATGGCGCTGATCTGGTAGAGACTTCCTATCTAATGCAAGGACTACTAACTGCCCGCCAGTATTTTAGCAATGCAAATGAAGCTGAACTTAGAAGCACTATCAATGAACTTTGGCAGAATGTGGAGTGGAGCTGGTTTCGGAAGAACAATGAAAATGTTTTGTACTGGCATTGGTCGCCTAACTATACCTGGGATATGAATATGCAGATCAGTGGGTGGAATGAAGCCTTGATTACCTATGTACTGGCTGCATCATCACCTACCTATTCGATTCCTAAAGAAGCATATACCAATGGCTGGGCCAGAAATGGTAGTATGGTGAATAACAAAACGTTTTATTCTATAAAGCTGCCTTTAGGTCCTGATAGAGGTGGACCATTGTTTTTTGCCCATTATTCATTTCTAGGGATAGACCCCAGAGGATTGAGTGACACATACGCTAATTACTGGGAACAAAATGTAGCCCATTCACTTATCAATTATAACTATTGCAAAGAAAATCCCAAAAAATACAATGGGTATAGCGATTCTTGCTGGGGCTTAACCGCCAGCGATGATAATATTTCCGGATATGCTGCTCATGAACCCAATAATGACCTGGGTATCATTAGTCCAACGGCAGCGCTTTCTTCTATGCCTTATACTCCGGAGGAATCTATGAAGGCTCTGCATTTCTTCTATTATAAACTAGGAGATAAGATCTGGAAACAGTATGGCTTTGTGGATGCTTTTAACTTGTCCAATATCTGGTACGCAGATTCTTTTCTAGCCATAGACCAGGGACCTATTATTGTAATGATAGAAAACCATCGTTCACAATTGTTGTGGAATCTGTTTATGAGTTGCCCGGAAGTAAAAGCAGGATTACAAAAGCTATCCTTTCAGAGCCAGAAGTAA